In Serratia marcescens subsp. marcescens ATCC 13880, a single genomic region encodes these proteins:
- a CDS encoding pirin family protein yields MNTTLTSPLAPNPRRITQRTRGQSHGPITRLMSPSDLGQVLKPFVFLDLFDADQRTMAMLANMPLHPHSGIATVTVPLEGAFHYEDPAGGAVGTLGYGAVEWARAGGGMWHGKELSATDTPRIQGFQLWLALPAELENGEQESRYIEAQNMRQIGPAHVIIGNHEGVQSPVPAQEGINYLLVTLKPGERWTYRPPAHHSVGWLALAKGRLSAGAPVDAGEMVVFEPGEMPIALEASGNEDAVFVLGSAVPHPHPLHLGAYSVHTSAPALEAGERRIAELGRRLKEAGERRTASGTIPVFR; encoded by the coding sequence GCCCAACCCGCGGCGTATTACACAACGCACCCGAGGCCAAAGCCACGGCCCGATCACCCGGCTGATGAGCCCTTCCGATCTGGGTCAGGTGCTTAAACCCTTCGTATTCCTCGATCTGTTCGATGCGGATCAGCGCACCATGGCAATGCTGGCCAACATGCCGCTGCATCCTCATTCAGGCATAGCCACCGTGACCGTACCGCTCGAAGGCGCTTTTCATTACGAAGATCCCGCCGGCGGCGCTGTCGGTACGCTCGGCTATGGCGCGGTGGAATGGGCGCGGGCGGGCGGCGGCATGTGGCACGGCAAGGAATTGTCCGCCACGGATACGCCGCGCATCCAGGGATTCCAGCTCTGGTTGGCCTTGCCCGCCGAACTGGAAAACGGTGAACAGGAAAGCCGTTATATCGAAGCCCAGAACATGCGCCAAATCGGGCCGGCGCATGTCATCATTGGCAACCATGAAGGCGTGCAAAGCCCGGTGCCCGCGCAGGAAGGCATCAATTACTTGCTCGTCACACTCAAACCGGGCGAACGCTGGACTTATCGGCCGCCAGCGCATCATTCTGTCGGCTGGCTCGCACTGGCCAAAGGCCGTCTCAGCGCCGGCGCTCCTGTCGACGCGGGCGAAATGGTGGTCTTCGAACCGGGGGAAATGCCCATTGCACTTGAAGCATCCGGCAATGAAGATGCCGTATTCGTTCTCGGCTCAGCCGTGCCTCACCCGCACCCGCTGCACCTCGGCGCCTATTCGGTGCATACCTCAGCACCCGCGTTGGAAGCCGGTGAACGCCGCATCGCCGAACTGGGGCGCAGACTTAAAGAGGCCGGCGAGCGACGGACGGCTTCAGGCACGATCCCCGTCTTTCGATGA
- the aac(6') gene encoding aminoglycoside 6'-N-acetyltransferase has translation MIVNCDHDNLDAWLALRSALWPTCPLEEHRAEMREILASPHHTAFMARGLDGAFVGFAEVALRHDYVNGCESSPVAFLEGIYTAERARRQGWAARLIAQVQEWAKQQGCSELASDTDIANLDSQRLHAALGFAETERVVFYRKTLG, from the coding sequence ATGATCGTCAACTGCGACCACGACAACCTCGACGCCTGGCTGGCGCTGCGCTCGGCGCTGTGGCCCACCTGCCCGTTGGAAGAGCACCGCGCGGAGATGCGCGAAATATTGGCTTCGCCGCACCACACCGCGTTTATGGCGCGGGGGCTGGACGGCGCTTTCGTTGGCTTTGCCGAGGTCGCTCTGCGCCACGATTACGTCAACGGCTGCGAATCGTCGCCGGTGGCGTTTTTGGAAGGGATTTATACCGCCGAACGCGCCCGCCGCCAGGGCTGGGCGGCCCGCCTGATCGCGCAGGTGCAGGAGTGGGCGAAGCAACAGGGGTGCAGCGAGCTGGCGTCGGATACCGATATCGCCAATCTGGACTCCCAACGCCTGCATGCGGCGCTGGGCTTTGCAGAAACGGAACGGGTGGTGTTTTACCGAAAAACGCTGGGCTGA